The Terriglobia bacterium genome contains the following window.
CCGTCACAGAACCACCGCACGAAGCGGAACTGAGCAGCACGGCCGGAGAGGCCGGAGGAAAAGTGTTCGAATCTGAAACGAATTTCTCGATCGAAGAACCATCTCAAGCCGGCACAGCAGAAGCAGCGCCGGCAGCCACATTGAGTGCAGCGAGCGCCGCAGAGGAGGGTGGCTCCGTCGAGGGCAGTGCTCCCGCAGACCGCAAGCGCCGCCGGCGCGGACGCCGCGGTGGACGCAAGCACCGCCGCGGAAGAGAAGCGGCGGCGGCGACGCCGGCAGCGGCGGAAACGCTTGTGCGCCCGGCTCGCCCGGAAGCACGGGAACCACGCATGGAACTCCCTGCGGCTGCCCCGGTGATCCGCCGCGTCGAGCATGAGCCTACATACATCTCCAGTGGTGAGGCCACTGGGCCCGGGCCGCGTGCGCGTTCCGGAGATCCTGCGCTCTCCTCGCGTTTGGCGCACCTGGAGATGCAGTTACGCCGCCTGCTGGCCAGCCCGCTCTCGCTCATGGAGCATGCCGACCGGGCCCCGGCGGGACCCGGCGTGTTTCTGATCACCGACGCCGACCAGACCACCTATTACTACGCGGAGAACTGCGCCACCCTGCGCATCGGCATCGCCAATTTCCTGCGCAGCAGCGGCACTTCCCGCCGCGGCGAGGAATCCATCAAAGAGCGCTTCGCCGATCATCTGGGCATTCCCGAAGCCCGCGTCAGCAAATACGTCAACGACCACTGCGTAGTGCGCTGGCTGCAGCTCGACGAAGGCGCTTCCACCTTCGCCCATTTCGTCATTGCTTTGCTGCGTCCCGTGCTCAACGACTAGCCGCCGCAGCTGTGCCTCGTGCCCCGTGGAATACAAAACTCTTCCATGGGGCAATTTTCTTATGGATGCGAATTTTCTCTTCCGGCGCGACGAAATTGCCGGAGCGGCCTCTGGAGAAAGAGGAAAAATAGCCGGAAGGACCTGAAAGTAACCCGGTTAGCACCTCGCGGCTTTCCCCGTTGACTGCCGCAGATGACCGTTCGACCCCCGAATTCGACCATTCACCGCAAGGGGCTGGATTTGCCCCGGTCGAAGAGGCAAGCTACGCTGGCTCAAAGACTTAGAACTGCCAGGTTGGGCATGGTAGCCTGACAGTACCCGTGGGGATTCATCCGGACGATTCTGGGGGTTGCCTATCCGCAGGGGTTGTAGCGAGATCGATGTTTCGAAAGAAAAGAGAGGGCAAAGAAGTATGTCTAAGATCGGCACACAGGTCATGAGGGCTGTGGACGCGGCCGTCTGCAAGGTGGCGGGCCTCACTTTCAACACTGTCCAAATCTTCAACAAGCGCAATCCGAACCCTTCCTTCACTCCCCAGTGGTCGGATAAGCCGCTACTCAAGTCCTGGGAAAAAACTAAGCCGACGCTCGGCTGGCCCCGGCAAACCGATTCGCTCTGCCCCGACTGCGTGAAAGAAGCGCGCGACGCCATCATCAACGGCAAGAAGGACTGGCGCGACCTGATGAACGAGAAGGTCGGCGAGATCAAGGCTCAGATTATCGAGCGCGACGGTCAGATCTGGATGGTCAAGGAATGCCCCATCCACGGCCACTATGAAGACATGATGGCCTACGACTCCAAGTTTCTGGATTGGATCGAGAAGAACTTCCCCGGCCGCGACATCCCCGCGCACAACGACGAAGACCTGCACAAACACGGTTCCAGCAATGTGCGCTACGGCCGCGGCTCGGTCCTCACCGTGGACCTCACCAACCGCTGCAATATGATGTGCGACCCTTGCTTCATGGACGCCAACCAGGTCGGCTACGTCCACGAACTTTCCTGGGAAGAGGTCCAGGAAGTCCTGGACAACGCCGTCAAGATCAAGCCGCGCCGCCAGATGTCCGTGCAGTTCTCCGGCGGCGAGCCCACCATGAGCCCGTACTTCCTGGACGCCATCCGCTACTCCCGCAAGGTCGGCTACAACAGCGTGCAGGCCGCCACCAACGGCATCGAGTTCGCCAAGAGCAAGGAGTTCTGCCGCCAGGCCTTCGAAGCCGGGCTGCGCTACGCCTATCTGCAGTTTGACGGCATCGGCAACGACGCCAACAGCCACCGCCAGGTCGGCAACCTCTTCGACGTCAAGCTGCGCGCCATCGAGAACATGCACGAGGCGGGCATCGAGATCGTCCTGGTCGTGACCATCGTCAACAACGTCAACAACGACCAGGTCGGCGCCATCGTCAAGTTCGCCATGGAGAACCCCAAGAAAATCGCCTTCGTCAGCTTCCAGCCGGTCTCTTTCACCGGCCGCGACGAGGACATCACTCCGGAGCGCCGTCTCCGCCAGCGCTACACCCTCTCGCACCTGGCCAATGACGTCAGCGCCCAGGTGGGCAAGGTCGAGCCCACCCGCGATTGGTTCCCTATTTCTTTCATCTCCACCTTCGCCGGCTTCTCCGACCTGGTGCACGGCCCGGAATCGCAGTGGGGCGCGCTTTCCTGCGGCTGCCACCCCAACTGCGGCGTGGGCACGGCCATCATGATCAACAAGGAGACCAAGGAGTGGGCGCCCGTGCCGCGCTTCCTGGATGCTCCGCAGCTGGTCAAGGACGTCACCGCTATCACCGACGCCGCCCGTGGCAAGAGCCTCTCGAACTTCATGATGGGCCTCGCCCTGCTCAAGAACTACAAGCCCTTCCAGGCCCCCAAGGGCCTCACGCTCATGGATCTTTTCAAGAAGTTCGACAAGACCTGGGCGCTTACCAAGAAGTCCGAGTTCAAGTACGGCAAGACTTCCCCGGATCGTACTTACGAAGACGCTATCAAGCGCCGCCAGAGCGACCCCTGGAATTTCCTGTTCATCGCCGGAATGTGGTTCCAGGATCTCTTCAACTACGACTTCCGCCGCACCGAAATGTGCATCATTCCCTACGGCACGCAGCAGGGCGAAATCTCCTTCTGCGCCTACAACACCGGCATCGGCTGGCGCAAGATCATCGAGAACATGCACAAGAACGCCACCGTGGCCCAGTGGTACAAGGAACACGGCAAGCACGAGATCTACGCCAAGGGCAAGAGCGTCAACCTCGAAACCTACGAGCACTCGCTCGTGATTGACGCCAACGACGCCGCCCGCGTCCGCCATCTGGAGCACGACATTCCGCTCACCGCGGCCGAAGAAGACCGCATTCGCCGCAAGCGCGCCCTTGAGGAGCAGGCCAAGGTTCGCGCCATCTATGAAGAGCTGGTGCTCAAGAAGCCCCAGCCCACCGTCGTGCAGATCGGCTCCGTCCAGGACATCGCCAAGGCCGTTCCGGCAGACTTCGGCAAGGCCAATGGCAACGGCAATGGCGCCGCAGCCGCCAAGGCCAAGGAAGCCGAAGCCGTTGCCGGCGACTAACCATCGTGTCCCATTCCGCAGGTTCTTCCGACGGCCCCGGCTTCGCCGGGGCCGTCGTGTTTTTGGGGATGTGCACCCGGCGCGGAAAAGGGCTGGTATAATTATTTATTGGTTGAAATCGAGGGAAGACGATGCCGATCTACGAATATGTCTGTGATAAGTGCCAGACCCACTTCGAGAAGCTGGTCCTGAAGAAGTCCGAAGAGATTGCCTGCCCGAAGTGCGCCAGCAAGAAGAACACCCTGCAGCTTTCGGTCTTCAGTGCCAACACCGGCGCTGGCAAGGCCGCCGCGGACCGCGCCAATGCGATCGCCTGCACGCCTTCCGGTGGCGGTGGCTGCTGCGGCGGCAGTTGCGGCTGGAAGAATTAGGCTTTTTACTGTTCTGCAGACGCTGAAAGGGCGGACCTTGGTCCGCCCTTTCCATTTGTGGGAAGGGATTCGGGGCGCACTCGAGCGCGCCTCGACACGCGTTCAGCGCTTGGTGACCGCTTCGCGGTCACGCCTGCGATAGTTGCGGAGGTAGTCCGGCAGGGGAATCGTGGCTTTGCCGTGCAGGGCGGGCACCGCTTCCCCCGGAGCCAGCTTCAACGGTAGGACGCCTGTCCACGGTTCCCACCCGGCATCCTCGTCAAGGAAAAGGGGCGGCCCCGTGCGCACTTTGGCCGAAACCTCCGTCAGCGGCAGGGCCAGCACCATCGTCCCCTTCAACTCTTGCTCGCTGGGAGGCCGCACACTCTCCCAGCGCCCCGGGATCACGCGCTCCACAAATGCGCGCATGGCTTCGAATTTTTCCTGCGCGTCCTCGATCGCCTCGGCCTTCCCCAGCACCACCACCGAGCGGTAATTGATCGAATGACCTGTCGCCGAAGGCGCCAGCACCAACCCGTCGATCAGTGTCACGCTCAAGCACAGCGCCGCGCCCCCCGCCAGCGCGCGGAACATCCGGCTGGCCGTCGACCCGTGCAGAAACAGCCGGTCCCCCACGCGCACATAATTCGTCGGGATGACGTACGGCTGTCCGTCCAGCACAAAGCCGATCTGGCAGACAAACGCCTCGTCCAGAATGCTCTCGATCACCGCGCGGTCGTACACCCCGCGCTGCGGCTTCTGGCGGACCTTCGTCCGTGCTGTGGGAGTAAAGTCGCTCATGTCCGCAGCCTATGCCGCCCCCGGCCCCCGCGGCAAGTGCCAATCTGGCCGGGCAACTCGCATTCAACCGCGGCATTCCTGGTCGCGCGCCGCGGCGCTCCTCGGCACGACCAAGCAGCGGCACCTCACGGCGCCCACAGGCGCAGCCCGATCAGGTGCCAGGCGCCGAAGAAAAACGTCAGCACGCAGCACGCCACCGACACCAGCAGCGAATGCATGCGCACCCCCGGCCGGATCTCGCTCTTCGGCACGCGAAGCGCCAGCAGCAGGCCCCACACCGAAAACACTCCGAAGAAAAGCGTTCCCACACAGGTCAGCAGGGACCCCGCGTTGAACTCCCCCAGGCGCTCGAACGACCCCAGGAAACCCGCGATCCCCGCGGCCAGCGCGACGATCGCCAGCAGCGGCACGCCGCGCACGGCGAGATGCGCCACGCCTTCCAGCTGCCCGAAGAGCCAGCGCGGGACCCACACCAAGGCAAAGAGCAGCGCGCTGAGCATGAGCAGCCCGCTCAGCACCAGCAGGGCCAGCCGGATGCGGGGCCACAGCGGGCTGCCGCGCTCGCCGTAGGAGATACCGGAAAGTCCGGCGTCCACGTACGCCGCTTTCCCGGCGCCGTCGTTGAAGAACACCACGCTGGCTTCCGGCTCCTTCTCCGTGCGGAAGAGATTGCGCGCCACGGGAAAGAGTCTCTCCGGCTTCCCGCCGAGCAGCCCGGAGCGCGTGAGCTGCCCGTTTTCGAAACGCACCATTACCCCGCCGGCCAGCTCGTCGAGAAAGGAAAGCAGCTGGTTGCGCGGCGCGCGCGGCGCGTAGTAGCCGGCGTATCTCTGCAGCTCGGCCGCTGCCAGCGGGACGACCGGCTGCTGCGCCTTCGCAAAATCTTGCGCAAGAAAATCGATGGCCAGCTCATTCATTTGGCGCATGGCTTTCCCGGAGTCGCTGCTGTTGAGCAGCACGGCGTAGCCCCAGTTCTGTTCCGGCATGTAGCGGTAGCTGGAGAGGAAGCCGTCGATCCCCCCGTCGTGCCCGTGCAGGACCACGCCGCCCTCCAGCGTGCTGTAATTCCCCAGCCCGTAGCCGGCGCGCAGACCGTGCCGCGCCGCCGCCGTCGTCTCCGGATACTCCATGCGCCCGATCGTTTCCGGCTTGAGCAGTTGCATCTCGCCCGTCTTTCCCCGCTGCAGAAAAAACTGCACCAGCCGGGCCAGCTCGCCCGGCGAGGCCTTCATCTCCCCGGCCGGGCGCAGGTAGATGTTCTGGTAGGGCACGGCCCTGGGCGGATTGCCGTTGTAGCCCTGCGCCAGGAACTCGCGATTGCCGTCGGTCAGCCGGAAATCGCCGCGCGTGATTCCCAGGGGGTCGAGGATGTTGCGCTGGATGTAGGTCTCGAAGGGCTCCCCGCTGACCTTCTCGATGAGATAACCGGCGATGCCGTAGCCGGGATTCGAATACGAGAAGCGCGTGCCCGGCGCCCAGCGCACCGTCTGCGGGCCGGGATGCTCCTGCAGCACTTTCAAAAGGGGATAGTCGGCGGGTCCGCGCCGGTCGTAGCTCTCGCTGAAGCGCATGTCGTCGAAACCAGCGGTGTGCTCCAGCAGGTTCACGATGCGCACCGGCCGCTGCGCCTCCCAGGCGTTTTTCATAGGGATCTCGGGAGCGACGTCCTCGAGCCGCGCGTAGAAGTTGATCCGGCCTTCCTCCTGCAGCTTGAGCAGGGCCAGGGCTACGAAGCTCTTACTGATGGACCCGGCGCGGAACTCGGTATCGCAGGTGACCTCGCGGCGGGTGGCCAGGTCCGCCTTGCCGATCCCTCCGCACCACAGCAGTTCGCCCTTGGAGACCAGCGCCACTCCCGCGCCCGGCACGTGGTTCTTCTCCAAAACGTCCCGCATCGCTTTCTGCAGCTCTTCCAGCGTCTTCGGGTGCGGCAGTCCATCCTTGGGTGGCTTCTGCTGCGCGCAGGCGGGGAGCAGCAGCACGGCGGAGGCGGCGCACAGCGACAACGCACGGCGAAGACGGGCTGGGAGCATCGCAGATTCCTCGCACCCGTTGCTTCCGGGCGCAGGCCGATTCTACCCCCAATGTCTTCTGTCGCGAGCGCATTCCCCGTTTCCGCACATTCCCGCCCGTTGCACCCATTGTGCCCATTGTGATTGACGCATGCTGCCGACTCGCATACGATTTGCGCCATATCCTTCTGGAGAATGTGACCTTATGAGCCGCATGCATCGCAGCGCACTACTCGCAATCGCACTCTGCTTCGCAGGACTCGCCGCGCGCGCGCAACAGCCCCCGCCGCAGCCCGCTCCGGAAAAGCCCAAGGAAGAGAAGAAGACTCCCCCTCCGCCAGAGGAAAAAGCCGTCCCCACCAAGCACTCCATCCGCATCGCCGGCCAGGAAATCAAGTACACGGCCACCGCGGGCACCATGCTCCTGAAGCTCGAGGACGGCACGCCCAAGGCCAGCGTCTTCTACATCGCCTACACCAAGGACGACGTGAGCGACGCCGCGCAGCGCCCCGTCACCTTCGCCTTCAACGGCGGCCCGGGCTCCTCCTCCGTCTGGCTGCACCTCGGCGCCTTCGGCCCGCGCCGCGTGCAGATGGGCGACGCCGGCGCGCTGCTGCCTCCGCCCTACAAGCTCGTGGACAACGAATCCTCGCTCCTGGATGTAACCGACCTCGTCTTCATCGACCCGGTTTCCACCGGCTACAGCCGTGCCGTGCCTGGCGAGCCGCCCAGGCAGTTCCACGGCATCGAGGAAGACGTGCAGTCGGTCGGCGATTTCATCCGCCTCTACACCACCCGCAACAAGCGCTGGTCCTCCCCGAAATTCCTGGCCGGCGAAAGCTATGGCACCACCCGCGCCGCCGGTCTTTCCGGATACCTCCAGCAGCGCTACGGCATGTACCTCAACGGCATCGTGCTCATCTCCTCGATCCTTAATTTCGAGACGGCCGAGTTCGATTCCGGCAACGACCTGCCTTACATTCTCCATCTGCCGACTTACACCGCCATCGCCTGGTACCACAAGCGCCTGTCCGCGGATCTGCAGGTGAACCTCGAGAAAGCCGTTGCCGAATCGCGGCGCTTTGCCGCCAGCGAATACGCCGATGCCCTGATGGCCGGCGACCTGCTCCCCGCGCCGCGCCGCGCGGAGATCGCGCAGAAGCTCGCGCGGCTCACCGGCCTTTCCCAGGACTACGTCGAGCGCAGCCACCTGCGCGTGCCCATCTTCCGATTCACCAAGGAATTGTTGCGCGCCGAGGGCCGCACCGTCGGCCGCATTGACGGGCGCTTCACCGGCATCGACGCCGACGAGGCTGGGGCCACCCCCGATTACGACCCGAGCATCGCGGCGATCATGGGGCCCTACACGGCCGTGCTCAACGACTACGTCCGCGGCGACCTGAAATTCGAAAGCGACCTGCCCTACGAAATTCTCACCGGACGCGTTCGTCCCTGGAGTTACGCCCCCTACGAAAACCGTTACGTCAATGTCGCCGAAACCCTGCGCGCCGCCATGACCCAGAATCCCTTCCTGCACGTCTTCGTTGCCAAGGGCTACTACGATCTGGCCACCCCTTTCTTTGCCGCCGAATATACCTTCGACCATCTGGGCCTCGATCCTTCCCTCCGCAGCCACCTCTCCGGCGCCTACTACGAAGCCGGCCACATGATGTACGTGCATCCCGCGTCCCTGCAGAAGCTGAAGCAGGACGTGGCGCAGTTCATGCGCGCGAGCATTGCGAAGTGAAGCGTCTCTTCTCCATCGCCCTCTGGACCGCCATCGCTCTCCTGGGCGCCGGCGCCCTGGCTACCATTGCTTTGCACCGCGGCGAGCCGCTCAACGCCACTTGGTTCGTCCTGGCCGCGGCCTGCTCCTATCTGGTGGCCTTCCGCTTCTATTCCGCCTTTCTCGCCGCGCGCGTCCTGGCTCTCGATGACACCCGCGCCACTCCCGCTGAGCGCTTCGATGACGGCCGCGACTACGTCCCCACCAACAAATGGGTTCTTCTGGGCCACCATTTCGCCGCCATCGCCGGCCCCGGCCCGCTTGTCGGGCCCACCCTCGCCGCGCAGTTCGGCTATCTTCCCGGCACGCTCTGGCTCATCGCCGGCGCCGTCCTCGGCGGCTGCGTCCAGGACTTCGTGATCCTCTTCTGCTCCATCCGCCGCGACGGCAAATCCCTCGGCCAGATGGCCCGCGAAGAGGTCGGCCGCCGCGGCGGCTTCCTCGCGCAGCTGGCCATCCTGGCCATCATGGTCATTCTTCTCGCGGTCATCGGCCTGGTGGTCGTCAACGCCCTGAAGTCTTCGCCCTGGGCCACCTTCACCCTGGCCATGACTGTTCCCATCGCCCTGCTCATGGGCCTCTACCTGCGCTTCTGGCGCCCCGGCCGCGTCCTGGAGGCCTCGCTGCTCGGTGTCGTGCTGGTCGTCTTCGTGGTCGTGGCGGGGCAGTGGGTCGCTGACGCGCCCTCCTGGGCCCGGGTCTTCACTCTCTCTGGCACCGCGCTGGCCACTGCCATCATCGTTTACGGCTTTGCGGCTTCGGCGCTGCCCGTCTGGCTGCTGCTTGCTCCGCGCGACTATCTCAGCGCCTTTATCAAGGCTGGCGCGATCTTCGCTCTCGCCGCCGGCATTCTCCTCGTGCGCCCCACCGTGCAGATGCCCGCCTTCACCCGCTTCGTTGACGGCACCGGGCCGATCTTCGCCGGGAAAATCTTCCCCTTCTGCTTCATCACCATCGCCTGCGGCGCCGTCAGCGGCTTCCATTCCCTGATTTCCAGCGGCACCACCCCGAAGATGATCCTCCGCGAAAGCCACGCGCGCCTGATCGGCTACGGGGCCATGCTCATGGAATCCTTCGTCGGCGTGATGGCCATGGTCGCGGCCTGCGCCATGCCCCCCGGCGTCTATTTCGCCATCAACAGTCCCGCCAGCATCGTCGGCGGCACCGCCGAGACCGCCGCCACCACCATCAGCTCCTGGGGGTACGCGCTTAATCCCCAGACCATGCACGACCTCGCCCGCACCGTCGGCGAACAAACCCTTCTCAACCGCGCCGGCGGCGCTCCTTCCCTCGCTGTGGGCATGGCCCAGATCTTTTCCAGCACCATCGGCGGGCCGCGCCTGCTCAGCATCTGGTATCACTTCGCCATCATGTTCGAGGCTCTCTTCATCCTCACCGTCCTCGACGCCGGCACCCGCGTCGGCCGCTTCATGATTCAGGAGCTCGGCGGGCACGTCTGGAAGCCCTTCGCGCGCACCTCCTGGATGCCCGGCATTCTTCTTTCCAGCGGCATGATCGTCGGCCTGTGGGGCTATTTCCTCTACCAGGGCGTGCTCGATCCGCTCGGCGGCATCAATTCCCTGTGGCCGCTCTTCGGCATTTCCAATCAGCTCCTCGCGGCCGTGGCTCTCGTCGTGGCCACCACCATCCTGATGAAGATGGGCCGCTGGCGCTGGCTGTGGGTCACTCTTCTGCCCATGGCCGCGCTCGTCACCGTCACCATGACCGCCAGCTACCAGAAAATCTTTCATCCCGACCCGCGCATCGGCTTCCTTTCCTATGCCTCCGCGCTTTCCGCGCAGATGGCCGCCGGAAAAATTCCCGCCGCCCAAATCGCCGAAACCCAGCGCCTCATTTTCAACCAGCGCCTGGACGCGGCCGTCACCGCGGTCCTCGCCCTGATGATCCTGGCCCTCCTCGCCGACGCCCTGCGCCACTGGTACGCCCTCATCTCCAAGAGCAAGGCTCCCGTCCTCCACGAAGCCCCGTACATCCCCACCGAGTGGGCGGAGGGCGACTGATGCACAGGGCGGAGAAACGAGTGTCTGTCATCCCGGGCGGAAGACCGGCGGTTTTTGCCTGCCCGGAGCGCAGTCCAGGGACCGGCCCGGAGTCGAAGGATCTCTCTTCGATTTTCGTATTTCGAATTTCGCCTTTTTCTCTTTCTCGCCTCGCCCATGCCGCCTGGCGCGCCCTTCGCGAATGGAGCGGCGACGCCGCCTACGACCGCTACCTGCGCGTCGCCGCCGCCAAACCCGGCGCCGCTCCCTTGCTCACCCCCGCCGAGTTCTACGTCGAGCAGCTCAACCGCCGCTACTCCCGTCCCAACCGCTGCTGCTGACGGCAGCAGGCGTCCCGAGCTGGAAGTCCCGGGAACATGGATGTATTCACGCAGGGGGTCGGAGCGGCGCCTGTCGCGACCCGGTCGGGAGCTTCGGCATCCAACGGCCAAGCGGGTGGGGGCTAGCGCTCCGGCACGCGCGCAAACACCTTTTGCACCACCGCCTCCCGGTCCAGGGGCGTTGAGAAAAAGTATCCCTGGGCATATTCGCAGCCCAGTGTTTTGAGGTAGTTCACCTCTTCGGCTTTTTCCGTGCCTTCCGCCACGACTTCCATGCCCAGGTTGCGCGCCAGAGTCATGATCGTCTCCACGATTTGGCGGCTGGCCCGGTTGGTGTCCATGCCGGTGATGAAGGAACGGTCGATTTTGAGGGTGTCCAGCGGGAAGCGCCGCAAGTAACTCAAGGACGAATATCCTGTGCCGAAGTCGTCGATGCTCAGACAGATTCCGAGCGCTTTGAGTTCGTCGAAAAGTCGGGACGTCCTTTGCGCATCACTCATGATTACACTTTCGGTGATTTCCAGTTTCAAGGCCGGCGGAGCAAGACCCGTCTCGCGCAGAACCTGCCTCACTTGGCTCACCAGATCCGGCTGGGCGAACTGCTTGGCAGAGATGTTCACGGCCATGGTCAGCGGGGGGGTGGATGGAAATTGCAGATTCCAGGCGTGCATCTGCCGGCAGGCCTCTCGCAGCACCCATTTCCCGATCAATACAATTAGCCCGGTTTCCTCCGCCACCGCGATGAACTCCCCCGGTGCGAGCAGCCCGGACTCCGGCCGCTGCCAGCGCACCAAGGCCTCGAAGCCGGCGATGCGGCCATCCTGCAGCGAGACGATGGGCTGATAGTGCACCCGGAATTCCTCGCGCTCGATCGCCCGGCGCAGGTCCGTTTCCAGCTTCAAGCGGCGCACCGCGCTGACATGCATGGCCGGATCAAATATTTCGCACCGCGCCTTGCCCTGGATCTTGGCGCGGTGCATGGCCGTGTCGGCGTCGCGCAGCATATCTTCGGCCACGCTGTAGCCGGTGGTGCTTAACGCAATTCCAATACTGACCGTGATGAACACCTCCTGCTTATTGATCACGAAGGGAGACGCAAGCGTCTGTTGGATTCGTTCGGCCACGCGAACGCTGTCGCTGGAATCCCGGATGTCTTCGAGCAGGATGGTGAACTCGTCGCCTCCCATCCGCGCCAGCGTGTCCTCACCGCCCTGCCGGGCTTTCGCCTTGTTGCGTGCCGGACGCGCAATCAGATCCTCGCGCCGGATCGAGCGCCGCAGTCGCTGGGCAATCTCCACAATCAGCCGGTCGCCGGCGTCGTGGCCCAGGCTGTCATTCACGTTCTTAAGGCTATCGATGTCTATGAACAGAACGGCGAATTTGTAGTCCGGACGCCGCTTGGACCGTCCGCCGCACTGCGTCAGCCGGTCCAGAAACAGGGCGCGATTCGGCAGTTGGGTGAGCGGGTCGTGGAAGGCATCGTAGAGCAGTTTGTCTTCGTATCGCCTGCGCTCCAGGACGCGTCCCATCTGGGTGCCAACCTGCCGCATGACCCGCAACAGCGGCGCATCCGGCTCGACCGTCACCGGCGAGAAGAATTCCAGCACTGCGGCGATGTCTTTCCCCGCCAGCACCGGGAAAGCCAGAACCGCTTGCATTCCGCACTCCCGTGCCGCGTCCACTCCGGGGCAGTCTTGCTCCTGGGTGACGTTGCTGATCCAGGCTGGTTCTCCGCTGGCCGCCACCTGTCCTGGCAGTCCGCTTCCCGGGAGGACGAAGGTCTCCTTGGAGAGAGGGCCCAGTCGTTCCCATAAAGCGGGATCGGAGACGTGCCACACGGCGGCGGGCACGGCTGTTTTTCCGGCTCCGTCTTCCTTGCAGAAAGATACCCGTCCGGCCGGCCAGCCCGTGTACGCGCACACGCATTTCAGCGCGAAACGCAGCGCGTCTTCGAGGGAAGATTGTTCGTTGGCCGCGAAGGCAATCTCTTGCAGCAGCTGGACTTCTTTTTGCGCCGTATGCAGGGCGTGCAGCATTTCTTTCGCGAGGCTCTCCGCATCCAGGCGTGACTGCTGCTCCCGGCTCAGCAGCTTCTTGAGCCGGTCAAGCTCGCTGTTCGAAGATGCCGTGGAGTATGTCATTCCATCAAGCCTTCTTTCTGAACGCCAGCTTGCATGCCCGTCTGTCCTGGCTCTGGTGCAGGCACGGCCTTTGCGCAAATGGCACGCTCTCGCCGCACTGCTTTGCAACAGCTCCTCGCCGGGATGGCTGCCCGGGGAAGTGCCGGCGCCGCTCAGCCCGGAGGCTTCGCGCCAGGCGTCCCGGGCGTTTCGCTATCCTCGTGGATGACGGCTTCTGCCCGTAAATTTAGAGCAGTGCTTTTCATGGCGCTCCTCCCGGAATCGGAGTGCGGCGTCCGCCGTACTTACACTGTTTTGGACTCAGCAGGATCACGCAGAAGAGAGAATTCCTGATCGCCTGCAGGGAAGGGGCGAGTAGCTCGAAACGGAAAGAATGTTCCGGCTACCCACCTTTTATCACACCCCTGGAGCGGGTGTCGACGGATTCTTGCGTACGGACCGCAGCCGCTGCGTTCTTTTCTCTCTTGATATGGGAAAAGCTTCAGAACTCTTCTTCGTCGTCGTTGGGCTTGAGCGCCGTGGTCTTGGCGGTGAGCTTCACGCCGTGCGTCCGCGCGCCGGAGAGGATGGCCCGGCGCGTCTCCGCCGGCAGCATCTCCGGGGCGAAGACGCCCGCGAGTTCCCGCGGAAAATTTTTTACGAACAGCGAAGCCATGTGCGCCGTGATGTACGCTACCGGCGTGGTGAACAGTCCCCGCTGGCGGATTTGCAGCAGCGTGGGGAACGCGCAATCCGTCCGCATCAGCAGCGGCTTTTCTTTTTTCTCCCCGCGCACGAGCACGGTTGCGGCGAAGCGCGCGTTCTGCAGCAGGCCCTTGCGAATCAGCCTGGCCACCAGCCGCGGCGTGGGCGTCTGCGGAAAGCGGTGCCGCGCCATGCCCCGCGAGCGGCTCAGCTTGCCCTGCCGGTGCCAGCGCCGCAGGCGCTCGATCTCGTTTCCCCCGATCTTCACGTCCAGCTC
Protein-coding sequences here:
- a CDS encoding peptidase S10; its protein translation is MHRSALLAIALCFAGLAARAQQPPPQPAPEKPKEEKKTPPPPEEKAVPTKHSIRIAGQEIKYTATAGTMLLKLEDGTPKASVFYIAYTKDDVSDAAQRPVTFAFNGGPGSSSVWLHLGAFGPRRVQMGDAGALLPPPYKLVDNESSLLDVTDLVFIDPVSTGYSRAVPGEPPRQFHGIEEDVQSVGDFIRLYTTRNKRWSSPKFLAGESYGTTRAAGLSGYLQQRYGMYLNGIVLISSILNFETAEFDSGNDLPYILHLPTYTAIAWYHKRLSADLQVNLEKAVAESRRFAASEYADALMAGDLLPAPRRAEIAQKLARLTGLSQDYVERSHLRVPIFRFTKELLRAEGRTVGRIDGRFTGIDADEAGATPDYDPSIAAIMGPYTAVLNDYVRGDLKFESDLPYEILTGRVRPWSYAPYENRYVNVAETLRAAMTQNPFLHVFVAKGYYDLATPFFAAEYTFDHLGLDPSLRSHLSGAYYEAGHMMYVHPASLQKLKQDVAQFMRASIAK
- a CDS encoding carbon starvation protein A encodes the protein MKRLFSIALWTAIALLGAGALATIALHRGEPLNATWFVLAAACSYLVAFRFYSAFLAARVLALDDTRATPAERFDDGRDYVPTNKWVLLGHHFAAIAGPGPLVGPTLAAQFGYLPGTLWLIAGAVLGGCVQDFVILFCSIRRDGKSLGQMAREEVGRRGGFLAQLAILAIMVILLAVIGLVVVNALKSSPWATFTLAMTVPIALLMGLYLRFWRPGRVLEASLLGVVLVVFVVVAGQWVADAPSWARVFTLSGTALATAIIVYGFAASALPVWLLLAPRDYLSAFIKAGAIFALAAGILLVRPTVQMPAFTRFVDGTGPIFAGKIFPFCFITIACGAVSGFHSLISSGTTPKMILRESHARLIGYGAMLMESFVGVMAMVAACAMPPGVYFAINSPASIVGGTAETAATTISSWGYALNPQTMHDLARTVGEQTLLNRAGGAPSLAVGMAQIFSSTIGGPRLLSIWYHFAIMFEALFILTVLDAGTRVGRFMIQELGGHVWKPFARTSWMPGILLSSGMIVGLWGYFLYQGVLDPLGGINSLWPLFGISNQLLAAVALVVATTILMKMGRWRWLWVTLLPMAALVTVTMTASYQKIFHPDPRIGFLSYASALSAQMAAGKIPAAQIAETQRLIFNQRLDAAVTAVLALMILALLADALRHWYALISKSKAPVLHEAPYIPTEWAEGD
- a CDS encoding YbdD/YjiX family protein codes for the protein MHRAEKRVSVIPGGRPAVFACPERSPGTGPESKDLSSIFVFRISPFSLSRLAHAAWRALREWSGDAAYDRYLRVAAAKPGAAPLLTPAEFYVEQLNRRYSRPNRCC
- a CDS encoding EAL domain-containing protein; translation: MTYSTASSNSELDRLKKLLSREQQSRLDAESLAKEMLHALHTAQKEVQLLQEIAFAANEQSSLEDALRFALKCVCAYTGWPAGRVSFCKEDGAGKTAVPAAVWHVSDPALWERLGPLSKETFVLPGSGLPGQVAASGEPAWISNVTQEQDCPGVDAARECGMQAVLAFPVLAGKDIAAVLEFFSPVTVEPDAPLLRVMRQVGTQMGRVLERRRYEDKLLYDAFHDPLTQLPNRALFLDRLTQCGGRSKRRPDYKFAVLFIDIDSLKNVNDSLGHDAGDRLIVEIAQRLRRSIRREDLIARPARNKAKARQGGEDTLARMGGDEFTILLEDIRDSSDSVRVAERIQQTLASPFVINKQEVFITVSIGIALSTTGYSVAEDMLRDADTAMHRAKIQGKARCEIFDPAMHVSAVRRLKLETDLRRAIEREEFRVHYQPIVSLQDGRIAGFEALVRWQRPESGLLAPGEFIAVAEETGLIVLIGKWVLREACRQMHAWNLQFPSTPPLTMAVNISAKQFAQPDLVSQVRQVLRETGLAPPALKLEITESVIMSDAQRTSRLFDELKALGICLSIDDFGTGYSSLSYLRRFPLDTLKIDRSFITGMDTNRASRQIVETIMTLARNLGMEVVAEGTEKAEEVNYLKTLGCEYAQGYFFSTPLDREAVVQKVFARVPER